One Camelina sativa cultivar DH55 chromosome 3, Cs, whole genome shotgun sequence genomic window carries:
- the LOC104776021 gene encoding cysteine-rich receptor-like protein kinase 1, which produces MQICASIAQFLTWVSLLVLLPTVGSSSSSKSLLNCQPLLDHQHHLVNPSRGHVDLLRAMSSVYDLITHDKLWVLSSSSTDVSPPIYVFLQCREDLSVSHCRRCFHESRVELERKCSGSAGRVYSDECFLRFDDRDFSEEFVDPRFDRAKCDVTESGFGTFWKYLDDALVNVTLKAVKNGGFGAASVIRDVAVYALAQCWQTLDENSCRECLVNARSSLRDCDGHEATAFFTGCYLKYSTHKFFDHAAELDHRNFIRSSFFPNLSDHDVTKLAIAAISLSILTSLGAFISYRRFSRKRKAQVPSCSNFKYEMLEKATESFHDSMKLGQGGAGSVYKGILPDGRIVAVKKLFFNTREWADQFFNEVNLISRVQHKNLVILLGCSIEGPKSLLVYEYVHNRSLDQILFMKNTVHILSWKQRFNIIIGISEGLEYLHRGSEVKIIHRDIKTSNILLDRNLSPKIADFGLVRSMGTDKTQTNTGIAGTLGYLAPEYLIKGQLTEKADVYAFGVLIIEIATGKKNNAFTQGTSSVLYSVWEHFKANTLERSIDPRLKEKVTEEEALKVLQIGLLCVQSSVELRPSMSEIVYMLKNKDCKFDCPKQPPFLSASVLMPDEETRV; this is translated from the exons ATGCAAATTTGTGCGTCGATCGCTCAATTCCTCACATGGGTTTCACTACTTGTACTATTACCGACGGtgggctcttcttcttcttcgaaatcTCTCCTCAATTGTCAACCTTTATTAGATCATCAACACCACCTTGTAAACCCTAGTCGCGGCCACGTTGATCTCCTCAGAGCTATGTCTTCCGTCTATGATCTCATTACCCACGACAAGCTTTGGGTcctttcttcctcctccacaGATGTATCTCCACCCATCTATGTCTTTCTACAGTGCCGCGAAGATCTCTCTGTTTCCCATTGTCGCCGTTGCTTCCACGAGAGCAGAGTGGAGCTCGAGAGAAAATGCTCCGGTTCGGCTGGTCGAGTCTACAGTGATGAATGCTTCTTACGGTTTGATGATCGAGATTTCTCTGAGGAATTTGTTGATCCTAGGTTCGATCGAGCCAAATGTGACGTAACAGAGTCTGGGTTTGGAACGTTTTGGAAATATCTTGATGATGCTTTGGTTAATGTGACCTTAAAGGCTGTGAAGAATGGAGGGTTTGGTGCAGCTTCTGTGATTAGAGACGTGGCAGTGTATGCCTTGGCTCAGTGTTGGCAGACACTTGATGAGAATTCGTGTCGAGAGTGTTTGGTTAATGCTAGATCGAGCTTGAGAGATTGTGACGGACATGAAGCTACAGCTTTCTTTACAGGATGTTACTTGAAGTATTCCACACACAAGTTCTTTGATCATGCTGCAGAGCTTG ATCATAGAAACTTTATAAGGTCATCGTTTTTTCCAAATTTGAGTGATCATGATGTTACGAAATTAGCAATTGCTGCGATTTCGTTGTCTATTCTTACTTCTCTTGGTGCCTTTATCAGTTACAGACGGTtttcaaggaaaagaaaag cTCAAGTTCCATCgtgttcaaatttcaaatacgAGATGCTTGAGAAGGCGACAGAGTCTTTCCATGACTCTATGAAACTAGGCCAAGGAGGGGCTGGTTCTGTGTACAAAGGGATTCTTCCAGATGGCAGAATCGTTGCAGTCAAAAAGCTCTTCTTCAACACACGTGAATGGGCGGATCAATTCTTTAACGAAGTGAATTTGATCAGCAGAGTTCAACACAAGAACCTTGTGATACTACTTGGTTGCAGCATTGAAGGTCCCAAAAGTCTTCTTGTCTATGAATATGTTCATAATAGAAGCCTTGATCAAATCCTTTTCA TGAAGAATACGGTCCATATCTTGAGCTGGAAGCAACGGTTTAACATCATTATAGGAATATCAGAAGGTCTAGAATACCTTCACAGAGGATCTGAAGTAAAAATCATCCATAGAGACATCAAAACCAGCAATATTCTCCTTGATCGAAACCTAAGTCCCAAAATAGCGGATTTTGGACTCGTACGTTCCATGGGTACTGACAAAACCCAAACCAATACTGGCATTGCTGGAACACT TGGTTATTTGGCACCTGAATATCTTATCAAAGGCCAATTAACAGAGAAAGCTGACGTATACGCATTCGGAGTTCTCATAATCGAGATAGCAACTGGCAAGAAAAACAACGCATTCACGCAAGGAACTAGCTCGGTTTTATACTCT GTATGGGAACATTTTAAAGCAAACACATTAGAACGCTCGATTGATCCTCGGTTGAAAGAGAAGGTCACAGAGGAAGAGGCCTTGAAGGTTCTTCAAATCGGATTGTTGTGTGTTCAATCATCAGTAGAATTAAGACCTTCGATGTCTGAGATAGTCTATATGTTAAAGAACAAAGATTGTAAATTTGATTGTCCGAAACAGCCTCCGTTCTTGAGTGCCAGTGTTCTAATGCCAGATGAGGAGACTAGAGTCTGA